Within Micavibrio sp. TMED2, the genomic segment TGACGGTATCGCGAATAACCGTTTGCCCATGGGCGAGGCTGATGCCCGGGGCAGCCGATTTTTTTTCGGAATTTTTTGTCTCTGACGGGGGCTGGCTGGGCATAACTTCGGTTAAGTACTTCTATCGATTGCGCATTTGCGTTTGTGTGCAGATGACCGAATTGATTGCATTTTAGTAATCCACGGAAACTGTGGATAAATCTGTAGATTACCTTCTGGAATACCTCTTGGGACGGCTGAAACCCTAGGGATTGCCCAAAATGGTCAAAAAATAGGCATTCCTTTTAAGGTGTTGATGTTAAACAAAAAAGATATGTCAGAATTGTCATATTTCCCTATTCGTAACCTTCGCATATCTCCAATTAGGCAAAAATCCCCGGCAAATTTTCGGTGGGGACAACTTGACCTTGTCAGGCGCATGTTGCAGCCGCATAACGGCGATGCAGCAAAGAAAATGCAAGCCCTTGGCAATAAACGCGAAACCAAATGACGTTTCGTGCGTTTATACCGGCTGCACTCTTTCTACATGCTGCCAGCCGAGATGATTGCCGCCATCAAGCGCGATCATCTGACCGGTAACCGAGCGCGCCGCGAGCAGAAACCCGACAGTGGCATCGAACTCATCGGCATCGGGCGCGCGTTGCAGCGGCTGCTTCGCCACCATCTTCTCAAACACCTCATCACTCTGCCCCGGTGCCACCAGTGTCGGCCCCGGTCCGATGGCATTGACCCGCACCGTCGGGGCGAGATCAAGCGCCTGTGCCTGAGTCAGATACCACAACCCGGACTTGGCAACCGAATAGCTCAGATAATGCTGGTTCGGGCGCAGCACCTTCGCATCGATGACATTGATAATGAGGTTGTTGGCCTGCGGGTCAACCTGCCGGGCAAAAGCCTGTGACAGCCGGAGCGGCGCTTCCAGATTGATCATCTGGTGCCTGTTCCAGCTCTCATGGGTCAGGGTGGCGGTCCGATCACGCTCGAAGATCGCGGCCGAGTTCACCAGCGCCTGCCAGTTGTTCAGTGTGCCTGCCTGTTCAATCAGCGCGCCGACCGCATCCGGGTCGGCGAGGTCGCAGGGCATGAGGCTGGCACTGCCGCCGAGTGCCTCGATCTCCTGCTTGCAGGCGGCGGCCTCATCTGCCGAGCTGTTATAATGCAGCCCCACATGCCAGCCCCGCCGGGCAAAGGCGCAGGCAATGAACCTGCCAATGCGTTTCGCGGCTCCGGTGACAAGGACGCTGGGGGTATCTGACATGACAGGCGGCTAACCGGGCAAGAAGGAAGGATCAGGAACGGCGACGACGTTTCTTAGTGGGTTTGGTTGGCGCTGACGAGCGTTTTGACCAGCCGGGGGCCAGCCGCGGTGCCGTCATGTCGCCCTCGGTAAAGCCGAGATCGGCTGCCTCCAGCCGTCGCAACTCATCACGCAGCCGGGC encodes:
- a CDS encoding short chain dehydrogenase, producing the protein MSDTPSVLVTGAAKRIGRFIACAFARRGWHVGLHYNSSADEAAACKQEIEALGGSASLMPCDLADPDAVGALIEQAGTLNNWQALVNSAAIFERDRTATLTHESWNRHQMINLEAPLRLSQAFARQVDPQANNLIINVIDAKVLRPNQHYLSYSVAKSGLWYLTQAQALDLAPTVRVNAIGPGPTLVAPGQSDEVFEKMVAKQPLQRAPDADEFDATVGFLLAARSVTGQMIALDGGNHLGWQHVERVQPV